GTGATTAGACTTGAGGCCAAATGAGATGTTTTTAAAAGACTGTAaagacctctctccatttctctgtcctatccaacaatgacagcatcaataactacaacaataacaacaagaaaacaagagcaacaaaagggaataaatatttaaaaaagactaaaGAATTACAcagtatgaaaaaaattaaatatatatatatatatatatatataatgaaactaaaaaaaaacagtaatctaTCAAGATTGCTTTGATGACTGTCCAGCTTCTCACAGCTTTAAGATCAAAACTGGAGTTAACATTTGTGATCAGTTTAATGATTctgctttctcctttctcatgTTTAGTACTTTGAACATTTCTAAATCGACTGTAGAATTATTCTTTGGTAGCAGTTTGGGGAAATTGAAGCAatactgaaaattttttttccttactaaTCTCTTATATTGGTACAACTGACAAGATAAAGACATAAGCAAACGGGTAAACAGTAAAGTGTATGTTCCgacaaggcattttttttttcaaggtatgAAATGAGGTTTGAAGCTGAGTCACACACAAACCAGTGATAGCGAATATCTCTGAAAAGAAACTGACAAGTTATTGGGCAGACTGGAACCTACAGTTATGTATtgaatttttgttgcttttgtataatccttcaaaataaaatttaaaactgtaCAGACTGTGAACTTTTCATCAACATTACAGTTACTTGTCTTGGTGTATACAGCAGAATTCTATTCACTAATTTCTAAATTAGCACTTCGATGAAATGGCAATGCCAATGAGGCTTTTACATCTTTTCATCCAGAACAGCAGCTATGTGCACATTTGCAAAGTAAACTTAGTAGGAAGGCTTTCCTCTCACCTAGCTCAAGCTGCTAACAGACATGGAAACTAGAATTTGGGTTTGAGTGGAGTTGGAACTGGGCTCCTGCTGACTTCCACAAGtgctaaaaaataaatgttttcaagAGGAGCTAGCCTAGATTGGCGGTCACCTGGAAGTAGACATCTCAGGTTGCTCTGAAGTCTTCTACCATGAGTTTGGGGGGTTGTGTGTTACATATacccaattttttttccctctatgtaCTTTAAAGTGATCTTCCAGGTGATTATCTGTACCCCCTGAAGAGCAGATGCTCACTCTACCTTTACAGAGACAAGCTGAAAGGGGCTGATGGtgctacacctggttaagtgcacattaccatgtgcaaggccctgattcaagccactggtccttcacagtggggaagcaaacagcagatgtctcttcccctcttcctatctctccttgCCTGTTCAGTTtgcttctgtcttatcaaaataaattttaaaaaagagcaagaTGACTCACAAGGTGAAGTCTGTCTATACCTGTGTATTTCACCCTCAAGTGTGCTTTTCTTAAAGGCCCTCCCATTAAGTATAATAGGATATGAGAATACACTGTCTTGTTTCTTACACTTTTGCCACTTAAGTCTACATTTCCATACTCATGAGCCGAGACTGTTTTGTCCATTCTGCAAGAATGTTCAGACTGTCATCTGTGAGTGTTTAGAtaaatgaaatgggaaaaaaaaaattgaccaagTCATTTAAGGACagttaaaggaatacagatatcTGAGACAattagcaaaaaataaataaaaaggaccaACTTCCTTTGAAAGACTTTTCTTTAGGAAATCACCAGAAGAAATGAAAGTGCAGATTTGTGAAGTATTACATTTAAGAGAGATGTACTTTTATAGTAACAGCCCAATGCTGCTCATTTCAGAAAGGATGAAGGTTCGTGAAAACACAGAACCCCCAACTGTTCAAGTGGAGGCAGGCAGCTTCCTATCAGGACAGCTGAAGCTTTTAACAAATCTGGCCACATAAATCATCTCCAAACAGACTCGAGGCTTTAATTTTAATAGACTTGTACATTCATGCTCCAGCAATAAAAAGACTTAACACTATTCATATGACTACTCTGTTGACTTCACAACACCAACAAAACAGTCCAATGGGACAGATACTAACATTTACACTGATTTTACGCCTGTGGAAAAAAACACTGAAACGTTAAAAGATAATCTGACTGGATCACCTTGAATGCGTCCTATTTTGATGAAATGGCAGTTTCAAGTTTCCAGTGAGTTGTTCCATTGAACACAATTTTAAGCACTCATAGACTGAGTAGCTAAAGTACCCTGACTTTCTTAGATCTCACATTTTTAATAGATCCAGCTCTTTaaaggtctctcttctctcatttcaGTTAATCCTTATAAAATTGAATGTTTTCTGCATTTTCATTAAAGCACTAGACAACTCATCTATTTTGCATTAGGTCCTCATTGATTTAACCAAAAGTAttaggcatttaaaaaaatctgatcaATCACGGTATTttaaaacaaggaaataaaatattaggTCCAGGCTGACTTATTGATGAGACTTTGGCCTTTTAAAAATGACAGGTTTATAAAGAAACTGAGCAATGTTAACACTATTTTGTCATCTTATGAAAGAGCAATAACTGACGTGTAATTtatagaattaaaaatatttttttaagtatttgataatccTTTCTGATAAGCCTGTCAATATTTAGAACGTTAGTAAAATGTAATTCTGGGGGGGAAACCAAGGAATTAAAATTTATACGCTTTATAAATTTAGGTCCAGGGAATTAAAATCCtaaactttattatctttttcagtcttgaaaaaaaaaagaaagcaacatgGTATTTCTCTGCTAAGTTACTGCCTAATCCGTAACAgcctaataaacaaaaaaaaaaattactcaaccTTTGACTGTAATTCTATAGTTATGTTTCAGTGCTGGTTTACATTATTAGATCTTGGTTTTCAAAACTCTGCTTAGGTCAAGAAAAAGGCAGTGTTTTTCAAAATTCATCTAGGTCAAGAAGGAAACCCCACCCAAATTATGTTGCAAAATTAAGCATATTCATTTTTTAAGTCAAAATTAAATCATGTCATCAAAGGCTCCCACTTAGCAATATAATTCTGCATTCTGGCCACACAGACTTGATTTCTTCTGACGGACAAAATCATGCTTCTGGTGAAGCACTGACTTTGATCTAAGCCCTGGTAAACAGTACTAAATCAACTGGGTTTGGGTCAAGATTCAAGAAAATCCCAAATGTCTTATCCAAAAGTTGTTGATTAAAAATGAAGCCACAGTGTTTTAAGTgtgataaaaaataatgataacttTACTGCATATTCTTGGATACTGTCAAACAAATCTATTTTTGACTCTCTGGTAAAAACAACTGATATAAAATTAAAGAATGGCTCTATTTGTTTCCAAAATACAGGAGGCCAGTTTCTGCTATTCCAAAATAACTGTGCCTGTGCTTTGTTTGAACACATTAAGTTTCCAGTTAGGTTTGAATGCCAGAATAGCTAGTTATGGTGATATTAACAAAATTTACATTACTTGAAGTTAACTTTCTGACAGTTGCAATTTTAATTACCTTTTTGAAGAGTCTTACATATTTCCTCTTAGGAATTATAACAAACTGCCTTTGATTTCAAATGAACTACTTCTACCTCAGTCCAAATAGAACTGTTCACATTCACTAGCAAGGAATACTATCGCACATTTTCTCTTACGAATGTGTATTTCCTTCCATTCACACTGACAGGACATCTATGCACCCTCATTCTCTGAATATTCAAAAGTGCTTAGGCTTTTCCATTGAACAAGCAAATTAGTATTCTCAGCCTTAGAATGCTTCGTGAACCCTGAAGTGATTCTCTATAGAAGGAGTTTCCTTGGCAAAATGAATATGGCTAGTCACTTGCACACCAAAATCTTGAAGTATCTGGACAAATTTCTTGTGTTCTTTTCCTATCCAAGATCTCATTGGATCACATACTTGATAAGGTGTCACATGGGCATGAACAGGAATCCCTGTTTGTGCCAATTCTTTCAAGACTTCTGGGTAAGTAATCCAAGTGTTGCTTCCTCCGGAATGACCACCATCTAGCCAGTACATTGCTCTTATGCTCTTGATAAAAGCATCTATGTCTTTGTCTTTCCTGGCTTCTTTCAATTCAAAAAGCAACTGATTCAGAACTACACAACCTTTACTGAATCCAATCAAAGTAAAAGATGCAACATTTAGTGACAGTGGATGAAAATTCATGGCAGATTCCAATTTTTCACaggtcctctctttttctccctggcAACCATTAGTTGTGTGAGAAGAATCCGGTCTACAGTTAGAGGCCTCGGCATCCTTACTCAAATCCGTTCCATTCTTCATCGACAGCAAACTGTTCTGACTGAAGTTAAAAGCATTAACTAACAGTGTATAAAGGTGTTTAAAGGCTCCAAAGTCAGCACTGTGTTCTGGCGCACCAAACATATTGCTTTTCACAAAGTTGTCGTAGCAGCTGAACTTGTGCAGGTGCATCCGGGAGCACTTTACCACCCAAATGTAACTGCCCGGGAACCGACGGGCTAGAATGGCCGCAACATTCTCGAGACTCCAGCTCTCCCACTGGTAATTCTCAGGATGACGGGCCATAACCTCATGGTAATTCTGAAAggtaagaaagggagggaaaagcaTTAAATACAAACACATAAAAGTTTGTTCTACAAaacacattttcatttttattatgaaGACATTAGAGCCAGGAATGAAAGATAGGAATTTTTCACTACTTGTTAGGAGCTTCTGAGCAAATCACATTGTTTAATCTCaaattcattaaaaacaaacagtgtgtgtgtgtatatatccaAATTTAGCTATATGGCCTAGTTAAGTAGTAGTgcattataaatttaaaatacttttaagatGTCTAATTTTTAATATATGCATAAAGTTAGTTTATTAAAGCTTTTTAccaacacactttttaaaaagtacttgttattgagagagagagacacacacacacacagggaggaggggagttgggcatagcgcagcaggttaagcgcatgtggagcaaagtgcaaggaccagcataagtttgagcccccggctccccacctgcagggaagtcgcttcacaggtggtgaagcaggtctgcggtatctccctttctctcccactctctgtattcctctcctctccatttctttctgtcctatccaacaacaatgacagcaataacaatgataaataccaatggcaacaaaagggaaaacaaattaaaaaagacacagggagggagggtatgagagagagaatatacagtgagaaaaataaatgagtacaattacaaaggaagaaagaagaggaagaggaaaagaagagaagctcCCAGGGAATAGCATtttgatgtctttttctctcaccatctcttccctttctcttctctaagcaaaaatggaaaagaaaaaaacacacacacacaatgggtcCTAGTGGCCATCCCATCCAGCTGCTGGTCTTGAACTCATTCCTTAGTACCTCTCTGTACGGTTCCAGCAACCTCAACACTGTTTGATTTCAATGTTGgtattaaaaaacaaatctgCTATAAACACAAAAAAGTATCAGTGTATATCTGTGACTATATCCCTAAAGATAAATTCCtagtaatgaaaaaaaagtatcttCACATGTCTGTTAAATATACTTCCATTTCCAGGCACTGTGTCAAGTCTgagtttacatttaaaatgaaatacaATTCAGAGTTTAGTTCCTCAATTAGCATTTCAAGTAGTCAAGAACCACAGTGGACAGTGTGTGTGGCTGGTACAAAACAAAAAGGTGACAAGTGCAAGAGAGCattgtaaataaaatgaaacaggaCAACCGTTTTGGAGAAGGTGGAAGACAAAAAGCAAAGGGTTGTTGGTCTGCAGGGGCTGAAGTGGCGACTGAACGTGGCTCAAAGCTGCCTTGCATGTATAACTAAGTACTGCTctctcacgggggggggggggggggggggagtgggttgtggtggtggtgaatAAATCCTCAAGTAGAGTGAAGGGGTGCTATTCCCGTAGCTGAGAAAGACCTAACTGTACTGAGGGAACTAGTCACGTGTCCATTCCTGGCACAAGCAAGGACATAGCAAACTGACTGCAGAAAGGAATGAACCGCAGTCATGACTGGCACAGTCCAGCTCAGTGGAGTACGTGAGGAGCCATAACAGTGCGGTGAAGAGACTCTGGAGAGGAGATGCTGATGCTTGCAGCCACCCGGAACTGCTGTGATAGAGTCGAGAGCAAAAGATGATCAAGTCATGTTTCCAAAGGATCATTCTGGCTCCTCTGTGTGCAGGGCCCACTTCCTCTGTGTGGTGGTCGCCTAGGGGGGTTAGTTTGCAGGCCCCTGATGACTGATGATGGACGGTGTTGAATATACCCAGCTCCTCCTCTGATGGCCCTACCTCAGAGGGCCCCCACCTTCCCCCATCACCCAGAGGCAGCTGGGAGCTGAGCAGACTATTGGAACAGAAAgccaaaagaagaaaatggctgaAACCAGAGTGGTCA
This portion of the Erinaceus europaeus chromosome 7, mEriEur2.1, whole genome shotgun sequence genome encodes:
- the C7H2orf69 gene encoding mitochondrial protein C2orf69 homolog, with the protein product MCGRRLLRSPLLGVVLSGAMEPRAEGCGPRCLRVSAVPGADARRCNELLLHVAAGQGCPANGEEEPLPQHHVVYFPGDVQNYHEVMARHPENYQWESWSLENVAAILARRFPGSYIWVVKCSRMHLHKFSCYDNFVKSNMFGAPEHSADFGAFKHLYTLLVNAFNFSQNSLLSMKNGTDLSKDAEASNCRPDSSHTTNGCQGEKERTCEKLESAMNFHPLSLNVASFTLIGFSKGCVVLNQLLFELKEARKDKDIDAFIKSIRAMYWLDGGHSGGSNTWITYPEVLKELAQTGIPVHAHVTPYQVCDPMRSWIGKEHKKFVQILQDFGVQVTSHIHFAKETPSIENHFRVHEAF